CTTTTATATACTGAAGGTAATTAGGAAACAAAATTTTAGAGATTTATATGTTATTTTAAGTGACGACTATTTCTTTGGTGATTATTCAGCAATAGTTATGCATTCGACTCTTAAGAATGGAGGATTTATTTTGATTGCTCGTCCAGAAACAGATGATTACGATAGCAATGAACCTGAAAATAAAATTGGTATAGGAAAGATTAAAAAGTTATTAGGAGCTTTACATTTAGATGAATATTGGACGTTCCATAGTTAAGAAATTTTGATAATCAACTTTAATAACTAGAAAAGAAAAAACCCTTGCAAATCAAAGATCTACAAGGGTTTCGAGTACCAGGGGCGGGACTTGAACCCGCACGAACTAATGTTCACAAGATTTTAAGTCTTGCGTGTCTACCAGTTTCACCACCCCGGCATGGACAGCTTGCGCCGGTCCAATTCTATAAAGAAAAGACGTTGCGGGCGCAACGTCTTTTGAAGGATTACTTCGTTGAGCGAAAGACGGGGTTCGAACCCGCGACCTCGACCTTGGCAAGGTCGCGCTCTACCAACTGAGCTACTTTCGCGTTTACTATCTCGTTCAACCGATTTAGTGATGCAAATTTAAGCACTATTTTTCATTTGTCAAGTACCAAATTAAAAAAAAGTAAACATTCTTTTCTTCTTCCTGATTATCAGCCGCATTATTTTTATTGTTGCTGCCTAAAAACATTAAACATCAATCAAAACAAGCAATGAACGAGGTATATTTCGGTTTCAGAGAAATCCAAGGAGCTTATAAAGATCGCTTTGGTAACGCTTTTTCTACAAAGAATAGCTTTGCTTGTGCTTGGTAGAGTCAAACTGACCCTCCTAATCTTAGGAGGAAAGCTTTACAAGTAAATCTATCCTCAATTAACAAGTATATTTTATTAGGGTAACTGTTACTACTAATTTCACCCGTTTGGTTCTAGAGCATCTGCTAGCATTCCGGTACAGAACCACTCAAAACACTCCCGAACTAAAAATCACTTCTTCCCCGGTACCTTCTGGGCATCTACCAACAACTTTAATTCGTTTAATTTAAGCAAGGCTTCTACGGGAGTAATGGTATTTATATCCAATTTCTCAAAAATCTCGCGTAGCCGCACCATGGCAGGATCGTTGAGCTCAAACATATTAAGTTGATATTGCTGCTTGGGTACAATTTTTAAATTATTTTTATCCGGGTGTTGCCGTATTTTATCTTCTTCCAGGTGGTGCATGATATCGCTGGCGCGCAGAACAACGGTGTTGGGCATACCAGCCATTTGGGCCACGTGAATCCCGAAGCTGTGCTCGCTACCACCTGGTTTAAGTTGGCGCATAAACAAAATTTTACCGCCGGTTTCTTTCACGCTCACGTTAAAATTGCGCACGCGCGGTAACTCTTCGGCCAGTTGGTTTAGTTCGTGGTAATGCGTAGCAAATAAGGTTTTAGCGCGGGCTTTCGGGTGGTTGTGCAGGTGCTCCACAATGGCCCAGGCAATAGATATACCATCGTAGGTGCTGGTACCGCGGCCAATTTCATCCATTAAAACCAAACTGCGTTCCGACAAATTATTTAAAATGCTGGCAGTTTCGGTCATCTCTACCATAAACGTACTTTCGCCACGGCTTAAGTTATCGGAAGCGCCCACGCGGGTAAATATTTTATCAATAATGCCTACTTCAGCCGCGTCGGCCGGCACAAATGATCCGATTTGCGCCATGAGTACAATTAAAGCCGTTTGCCGCAGCAAGGCGCTTTTACCCGCCATGTTCGGACCCGTAATAATGGCAATTTGCTGCTCGTCAGTATCCAGGAAAATATCATTCGGGATGTAGCTTTCGCCGGGCGGCAATTGCCGCTCAATTACCGGGTGACGCCCTTTTTTAATATTTAAAGCATTTAAATCGTTAACCTGTGGTTTAACATACTTGTAACTCACCGCGGCGCAGGCAAAAGAAGCAAGACAGTCAATCACCCCTAAAACCCGGGCGTTTTGCTGAATTTGGCCCACGTATTCGGTGGTGCTTACTACCAGCTCGTTAAATAACTGCTGCTCGATGGTGTAAATGCGTTCTTCGGCGTGCAGAATTTTTTCTTCGTAGGTTTTTAGTTCTTCGGTAATGTAGCGCTCGGCGTTTACCAGCGTTTGCTTCCGGATCCATTCTTTGGGCACTTTGTCTTTGTGGGCGTGGGTTACCTCCAGGTAATACCCAAACACTTTATTGTAGGCAATTTTAAGCGACGATATACCCGTGTTTTTGATTTCGCGCTGCTGCAGTTGCAGTAAGTAATCTTTACCCGAAAAGGCAATTGCCCGTAATTCGTCCAGTTCCGCGTGAATACCCGGTTGTATAATATTACCCGCATTGGTAAGCATGGGGGCATCGGGCTTTACTTTTTGCTTGATTTCTTCCCGGATTTCGTCGCAGAAAGTTAGTTGGTCAGCCAGTTTTTTTAAAGCCGGAATCTGGCTGAAACCCAGCAATTCTTTAATGGGTACGGTAGCTTCCAGGGCTTTGCTTAGTTGCAGCATTTCGCGGGGATTAATCCGTTTTACTGCTACTTTCGAGATTAAGCGCTCCAGGTCGTTGATTTGCTTTAGGTAATGCGTAATATCTTGCAAAAGATCGTTGTTCCCGATTAAAGCCTCTACCGTATCCAAACGCCTTTGAATTTGCGATACTTCTTTGAGCGGCAGCACTACCCATTTTTTTAGCAGCCGGGCGCCCATGGGCGTAACGGTTTTATCCAGAATCTGAATCAGCGGTACGCCTTCGGCATGTTGCGGGTATATAAGCTCCAGGTTACGGATGGTAAACTTATCCAGCCACACGTATTTATCTTCTTCGAGCCGCGAAATAGTGGCAATGTGGCTGATATCGTGATGCTGGGTTTCTGATAAGTAATGCAGAATACAACCGGCCGCAATAATGCCTTCGCGTAGGTTTTCAATGCCAAAACCTTTTAAAGAAGTGGTTCCAAAATGCCGCAGTAAACTTTCGTAAGCGAAATCGTAACCAAATACCCATTCGTCGAGGGCGTATTGGCAAAAATCCGGACCGAAGGATAGGTAAAATTCTTCCTTCATTTTTTTGCAGAAAAGCACCTCCGCGGGGGCAAAGCTTTGCAGCAATTTCCCGATGTAAGGCCGGTCGCCCTGGGCAGTAATAAACTCGCCGGTAGAAATGTCCAGAAAGGCTATGCCGGTTTCGTTTTTAGTAAAGTGTACGGCTGCCAAGTAATTATTGCTTTTTTTCTCGAGTACCTGGTCGTTAAAAGATACACCGGGCGTTACCAATTCGGTTACCCCGCGCTTTACAATGCCTTTTACCGATTTTGGATCCTCGAGCTGGTCGCAGATAGCTACGCGTTCGCCGGCCCGCACCAGCTTGGGCAAATACGTATCCATTGAATGATGCGGAAAACCGGCCAAAGCTGTTTCCGAAGCGGAGCCAGCTCCCCGCTTGGTAAGTACGATATCCAGGATTTTGCTGGCTTTAACGGCATCTTCCCCAAAAGTCTCGTAAAAATCGCCTACCCGAAAAAGCAGCAAGGCTCCGGGATATTTCGCCTTAATGGCATAATACTGTTTCATTAAAGGCGTTACAGAAATTTCGGCTTTGGTACTCAAAATATAATGGCTTAAACTATTCTAAAATTATAATTAACTACCGGCCACTAAAGCTTACACGAACCAGCATTTTTTAACTTTTTTAAAAATAAGCTAAATTTGCGGCTTCATCATGCCTTAGGTGGTCTCCTGACTTTGCCGGCAGCAATTTTACTTAAACTATCCGCAGTAAAATGCTGGTTGTTATTTCTGCTACCGGAACAATTAAACAAAATTAAACAATTGGAGCACGCCTTACGCATCTATCAACCCAAATTTCATGCGTAAATTAAAAATGGAAGAACTCAACCGGGTATCGGTAGAGGAATTTAAAGAACAGGAAAAATTACCGGTTGTGTTGGTTCTGGATAACGTACGGTCGTTGCACAACGTGGGCTCGGCCTTCCGGACTGCCGATGCTTTTGCTATAAGTAAAATTTATTTATGCGGCATTACGGGCACCCCGCCCCACAAAGAAATTACCAAAACTGCCTTGGGCGCCACCGAATCCGTAGACTGGGAACACGTTACCAATACAGCCGAATTAGCGCAACAATTAAAAGCCGAAGGCTACCAGCTCATTGCCATTGAGCAGGCCGACCACAGCGTTTCTTTAGCTGATTTTATACCGGCCGCTAATAAAAAGTACGCTTTGGTTTTTGGTAACGAAGTATTTGGCGTAGAAGACGAAGTAATGGAACTAGCCGATACCGTAATCGAGATTCCGCAGTTTGGCACCAAGCATTCGCTTAATATATCGGTAGCGGTAGGCGTAGTGACCTGGGATTTCTTAAGTAAGCTGCTTAAATAAAATGAAATTTTTAAATTTTAGCTAAAAAGGAAGCCACTCTTGGATTGGCTTCCTTTTTAAATTCTTCTTAATCGTTTTGGCTTAGTCAAAATCCGAATCGCGGAGTTTAACCGGCGGCGTAGTTGCTTTGCGCAGGCGCATGTTCAGCATTTCTACTACCAGCGAGAAAAACATGGCGAAATAAACATAGCCTTTTGGTACGTGCGTATGCAATGACTCCAGCACCAGCATAAAACCAATCATAATCAGGAACGACAAAGCCAGCATTTTAATAGTAGGGTGTTTGTTCACAAAGTCGGCGATGTATTTCGAAAAGGCCAGCATTATACCCATGGATATAATTACCGCCACAATCATAATTATCACGTGATCCACCAGGCCCACCGCGGTTAAGATCGAGTCGAAGGAAAATACAATATCTACCAGTACAATCTGAAAAATTACCCGATTGATATTCTGATATACTTTCGTTGATCCCAGGTCTTCTTCGTCCCCCTCCAGCTTATGGTGAATCTCGGTGGTACTTTTGGCAATCAAAAATAAACCACCAGCCAATAGTATCAGGTCCCGGCCGGTAACGCCAAAGTCTTCGGCGGTCCAGGGGAGGTTAATGGTAAACAAAGGATCCTTCAGGCTTACAATCCACGAAATTGAAAGAAGCAGTAATATCCGGAAAACCAAGGCTAACATTAACCCAATAGTGCGGGCGCGGCCTTGTTGCGCCT
The sequence above is a segment of the Adhaeribacter swui genome. Coding sequences within it:
- the mutS gene encoding DNA mismatch repair protein MutS — its product is MKQYYAIKAKYPGALLLFRVGDFYETFGEDAVKASKILDIVLTKRGAGSASETALAGFPHHSMDTYLPKLVRAGERVAICDQLEDPKSVKGIVKRGVTELVTPGVSFNDQVLEKKSNNYLAAVHFTKNETGIAFLDISTGEFITAQGDRPYIGKLLQSFAPAEVLFCKKMKEEFYLSFGPDFCQYALDEWVFGYDFAYESLLRHFGTTSLKGFGIENLREGIIAAGCILHYLSETQHHDISHIATISRLEEDKYVWLDKFTIRNLELIYPQHAEGVPLIQILDKTVTPMGARLLKKWVVLPLKEVSQIQRRLDTVEALIGNNDLLQDITHYLKQINDLERLISKVAVKRINPREMLQLSKALEATVPIKELLGFSQIPALKKLADQLTFCDEIREEIKQKVKPDAPMLTNAGNIIQPGIHAELDELRAIAFSGKDYLLQLQQREIKNTGISSLKIAYNKVFGYYLEVTHAHKDKVPKEWIRKQTLVNAERYITEELKTYEEKILHAEERIYTIEQQLFNELVVSTTEYVGQIQQNARVLGVIDCLASFACAAVSYKYVKPQVNDLNALNIKKGRHPVIERQLPPGESYIPNDIFLDTDEQQIAIITGPNMAGKSALLRQTALIVLMAQIGSFVPADAAEVGIIDKIFTRVGASDNLSRGESTFMVEMTETASILNNLSERSLVLMDEIGRGTSTYDGISIAWAIVEHLHNHPKARAKTLFATHYHELNQLAEELPRVRNFNVSVKETGGKILFMRQLKPGGSEHSFGIHVAQMAGMPNTVVLRASDIMHHLEEDKIRQHPDKNNLKIVPKQQYQLNMFELNDPAMVRLREIFEKLDINTITPVEALLKLNELKLLVDAQKVPGKK
- a CDS encoding TerC family protein, which translates into the protein MFDIFASADTWISLLTLTFMEVVLGIDNIIFISIVAGKLPEAQQGRARTIGLMLALVFRILLLLSISWIVSLKDPLFTINLPWTAEDFGVTGRDLILLAGGLFLIAKSTTEIHHKLEGDEEDLGSTKVYQNINRVIFQIVLVDIVFSFDSILTAVGLVDHVIIMIVAVIISMGIMLAFSKYIADFVNKHPTIKMLALSFLIMIGFMLVLESLHTHVPKGYVYFAMFFSLVVEMLNMRLRKATTPPVKLRDSDFD
- a CDS encoding RNA methyltransferase → MRKLKMEELNRVSVEEFKEQEKLPVVLVLDNVRSLHNVGSAFRTADAFAISKIYLCGITGTPPHKEITKTALGATESVDWEHVTNTAELAQQLKAEGYQLIAIEQADHSVSLADFIPAANKKYALVFGNEVFGVEDEVMELADTVIEIPQFGTKHSLNISVAVGVVTWDFLSKLLK